In the Piscinibacter sp. XHJ-5 genome, one interval contains:
- a CDS encoding YciI family protein, with protein sequence MRVMVMVKATRESEAGKMPSTELLAAMGRFNEELVKAGVMLAGEGLHPSAKGKRVRFSGSQRTVIDGPFSETKELVAGFWLWQVRSMDEAIEWVRRCPNPMEGESEIEIRPVFEAEDFGAEFTPELRAQEERLRAQTESAANKPR encoded by the coding sequence ATGCGTGTGATGGTGATGGTGAAGGCGACCCGCGAGTCCGAAGCCGGCAAGATGCCGAGCACCGAACTGCTCGCGGCCATGGGCCGATTCAACGAGGAGCTGGTCAAGGCCGGCGTGATGCTCGCGGGCGAAGGCCTGCATCCCAGCGCCAAGGGCAAGCGGGTGCGCTTCTCCGGCAGCCAGCGGACCGTGATCGACGGGCCGTTCAGCGAGACGAAGGAACTCGTCGCGGGATTCTGGCTGTGGCAAGTCCGGTCGATGGACGAGGCGATCGAATGGGTCCGGCGCTGCCCGAATCCGATGGAGGGCGAGTCCGAGATCGAGATCCGCCCGGTGTTCGAGGCCGAGGACTTCGGCGCCGAGTTCACCCCCGAGCTGAGGGCGCAGGAAGAGCGCCTGCGCGCCCAGACCGAAAGCGCGGCCAACAAGCCGCGCTGA
- a CDS encoding ABC transporter substrate-binding protein, whose translation MRLKTVLPAALLALAAGFAQAQATQGVTKSEIVIGSIQDLSGPIAGFGKQIRNGMLLRQDEVNEQGGINGRKLKLLFEDSAYDPKKAVLAAQKLVNQDKIFAMVAHIGTPTNNAAMPVQFEKNVINFYPVTAAREMYEPFHRLKFSGGSSYYDQMRVSLPRLIKEKSAKKVCIIYQDDDFGLEVLRGAEAGVKAMNMELAEKTSYKRGATDFSSQVARMKSANCELVVLGTIIRETIGTIAESRKTGFNPTFMGSSAVYTDLIHKLGGKAMDGLYGMHTVQHPYLDEASQPIRFWANKYKTRFNEDPTVFSVYGYAFLDNFIKAAQKAGPNLTTDSFIKAMESMTIPTDMFGGPEATFGPKKHWGSELSRMSQIQDGRWKVVADYAKP comes from the coding sequence ATGAGACTGAAGACTGTTCTTCCTGCCGCCCTGCTGGCGCTGGCCGCCGGCTTCGCGCAGGCGCAGGCCACCCAGGGCGTGACCAAGTCCGAGATCGTCATCGGTTCCATCCAGGACCTGTCGGGGCCGATCGCCGGCTTCGGCAAGCAGATCCGCAACGGCATGCTGCTTCGGCAGGACGAGGTCAACGAGCAGGGTGGCATCAACGGCCGCAAGCTCAAGCTGCTGTTCGAGGACTCGGCCTACGACCCGAAGAAGGCCGTGCTGGCCGCGCAGAAGCTGGTCAACCAGGACAAGATCTTCGCGATGGTCGCGCACATCGGCACGCCGACGAACAACGCGGCGATGCCGGTGCAGTTCGAGAAGAACGTCATCAACTTCTATCCGGTGACGGCGGCGCGCGAGATGTACGAGCCGTTCCATCGCCTCAAGTTCTCCGGCGGCTCCAGCTACTACGACCAGATGCGGGTGTCGCTGCCGCGGCTCATCAAGGAGAAGAGCGCGAAGAAGGTCTGCATCATCTACCAGGACGACGACTTCGGCCTCGAGGTGCTGCGCGGCGCCGAAGCGGGCGTGAAGGCGATGAACATGGAGCTGGCGGAGAAGACCTCGTACAAGCGCGGCGCGACCGATTTCTCGTCGCAGGTCGCGCGCATGAAGTCGGCGAACTGCGAGCTGGTGGTGCTGGGCACCATCATCCGCGAGACCATCGGCACCATTGCCGAGAGCCGCAAGACCGGCTTCAACCCGACCTTCATGGGCTCCAGCGCCGTGTACACCGACCTGATCCACAAGCTGGGCGGCAAGGCGATGGACGGCCTGTACGGCATGCACACGGTGCAGCACCCGTACCTCGACGAGGCCTCGCAGCCGATCCGCTTCTGGGCCAACAAGTACAAGACCCGCTTCAACGAGGACCCGACGGTGTTCTCGGTGTACGGCTATGCCTTCCTCGACAACTTCATCAAGGCGGCGCAGAAGGCCGGGCCCAACCTCACCACCGACAGCTTCATCAAGGCGATGGAGTCGATGACGATTCCCACCGACATGTTCGGCGGGCCGGAAGCCACCTTCGGCCCGAAGAAGCACTGGGGCAGCGAGCTGTCGCGCATGTCGCAGATCCAGGACGGGCGCTGGAAGGTGGTGGCGGACTACGCCAAGCCCTGA
- a CDS encoding long-chain fatty acid--CoA ligase, with translation MSNLWDLKHVGKPGDIALEGETVPEMFWNGVARRSDTVLMRQKDLGLWRSWTWKQTGDAVRELAHGLMALGFQPHDCASVLANTVVEWVLADLAVLSCGGVSNGIYPTDAATQVHYLCEDSRTTVLFVEDEEQLDKALEVRDGLPLLRRIVVFDMEGLRELRDPQVMSLEALRQLGREHQARHAGELQARVQACRPDDLAILVYTSGTTGKPKGAMHSHRGIVHTVRGYNAIVSQDEHDERMCFLPLCHIAERIGGEYFAVYTGSKLNFVENPETVPENVREIAPTVFTAVPRVWEKFYSAVTIALRDASRLQQAVYRWAIGVGTRIAELTLAGQPVGPLLKLQFRLARFLALDNVRKLIGIHRARFLLTGAAPISPDLVKWYLALGVPMLEVWGMTETCGASTFTPPARIKPGMIGIAAPHNDVRIDPATGEILVRGTNVFMGYLNLPQKTAETITPEGWLHTGDVGLVDNDGYFKITDRMKDIIITAGGKNVTPSELENDLKFSPYITDAVVIGDRRAYLTAIVMVDQENVEKYAQEHDIPFSNYASLTRAREIQELIWGEIDRVNRKFARVEQIKKFFLLETQLTAEDEELTPTMKLKRKLVERKYADRIEAMYT, from the coding sequence ATGAGCAACTTGTGGGACCTGAAGCACGTCGGCAAGCCCGGCGACATCGCCCTCGAAGGCGAGACCGTCCCCGAGATGTTCTGGAACGGCGTTGCCAGGCGCAGCGACACCGTGCTGATGCGCCAGAAGGACCTGGGCCTGTGGCGCAGCTGGACCTGGAAGCAGACCGGCGACGCCGTGCGCGAGCTCGCCCACGGCCTGATGGCGCTGGGCTTCCAGCCGCACGACTGCGCATCGGTGCTCGCGAACACCGTCGTGGAATGGGTGCTCGCCGACCTGGCGGTGCTGAGCTGCGGCGGCGTGTCCAACGGCATCTATCCCACCGACGCCGCGACACAGGTGCACTACCTGTGCGAGGACTCGCGCACGACGGTGCTGTTCGTCGAGGACGAGGAGCAGCTCGACAAGGCGCTGGAGGTGCGAGACGGTCTGCCGTTGCTGCGCAGGATCGTCGTCTTCGACATGGAAGGCCTGCGCGAGCTGCGCGATCCGCAGGTGATGAGCCTGGAGGCGCTGCGCCAGCTGGGCCGCGAGCATCAGGCCCGGCATGCCGGCGAGCTCCAAGCGCGCGTACAGGCCTGCCGTCCCGACGACCTGGCCATCCTGGTCTATACCTCCGGCACCACCGGCAAGCCCAAGGGCGCGATGCACAGCCACCGCGGCATCGTGCATACCGTGCGCGGCTACAACGCGATCGTGTCGCAGGACGAGCACGACGAGCGCATGTGCTTCCTGCCGCTGTGCCACATCGCCGAACGCATCGGCGGCGAGTACTTCGCCGTCTACACCGGCTCCAAGCTGAACTTCGTGGAGAACCCCGAGACGGTGCCCGAAAACGTTCGCGAGATCGCGCCCACCGTCTTCACCGCGGTACCGCGCGTGTGGGAGAAGTTCTATTCGGCGGTGACCATCGCGCTGCGCGACGCGAGCCGGCTGCAGCAGGCGGTGTACCGGTGGGCCATCGGCGTCGGCACCCGCATCGCCGAGCTCACCCTGGCCGGCCAGCCGGTGGGACCGCTGCTGAAGCTGCAGTTCCGGCTCGCGCGCTTCCTGGCGCTGGACAACGTGCGCAAGCTGATCGGCATCCACCGCGCGCGCTTCCTGCTGACGGGCGCCGCGCCCATCTCGCCCGATCTCGTCAAGTGGTACCTCGCCCTCGGCGTGCCCATGCTCGAGGTGTGGGGCATGACCGAGACCTGCGGCGCGTCGACCTTCACGCCCCCCGCGCGGATCAAGCCCGGCATGATCGGCATCGCGGCGCCGCACAACGACGTGAGGATCGATCCGGCCACCGGCGAGATCCTGGTGCGCGGCACCAACGTCTTCATGGGCTACCTGAACCTTCCCCAGAAGACCGCCGAGACCATCACGCCCGAAGGCTGGCTGCACACCGGCGACGTGGGCCTGGTCGACAACGACGGCTACTTCAAGATCACCGACCGGATGAAGGACATCATCATTACGGCCGGCGGCAAGAACGTCACGCCGAGCGAGCTCGAGAACGACCTGAAGTTCTCGCCGTACATCACCGACGCGGTGGTCATCGGCGATCGGCGCGCCTACCTCACGGCGATCGTCATGGTGGACCAGGAGAACGTCGAGAAGTACGCGCAGGAGCACGACATCCCGTTCTCCAACTACGCGAGCCTCACGCGTGCACGGGAGATCCAGGAGCTCATCTGGGGCGAGATCGACCGCGTGAACAGGAAGTTCGCGCGCGTCGAGCAGATCAAGAAGTTCTTCCTGCTCGAGACGCAGCTCACGGCCGAGGACGAGGAGCTCACGCCGACGATGAAGCTCAAGCGCAAGCTCGTCGAGAGGAAATACGCGGATCGCATCGAAGCGATGTACACCTAA
- a CDS encoding ABC transporter ATP-binding protein has protein sequence MLTLMNVESAYGPIRAIRGVSLKVRQGEIATVLGSNGAGKTTILKTISGIIDPRKGSISFKGQDITAKDPAHIVQQGLGHVPEGREVFPLLTVRDNLLMGAYTRRDRDGVARDMETVFAYFPILKERASQDAGLLSGGQQQMLAISRALMAAPELMLLDEPSLGLSPKLTKEIFEIVVRINRERGTTILLVEQNANMALNAADYGYVLETGRIVMEDSCDKLREKDDIKEFYLGIKDAGVRGERRWKKKKTWR, from the coding sequence ATGCTCACCCTCATGAACGTCGAGAGCGCCTACGGCCCCATCCGCGCCATCCGCGGCGTCAGTCTCAAGGTGCGCCAGGGCGAGATCGCGACCGTGCTGGGCTCCAACGGCGCCGGCAAGACGACCATCCTGAAGACCATCTCCGGGATCATCGATCCGCGCAAGGGCAGCATCTCGTTCAAGGGCCAAGACATCACCGCCAAGGACCCTGCGCACATCGTGCAGCAGGGGCTGGGCCATGTGCCGGAAGGCCGCGAGGTGTTCCCGCTGCTGACGGTGCGCGACAACCTGCTGATGGGCGCCTACACGCGCCGCGACCGCGACGGCGTCGCACGCGACATGGAGACGGTGTTCGCCTATTTCCCGATCCTCAAGGAGCGAGCGTCGCAGGACGCCGGGCTCCTGTCGGGCGGCCAGCAGCAGATGCTCGCGATCTCGCGCGCGCTGATGGCCGCGCCGGAGCTGATGCTGCTCGACGAGCCCAGCCTCGGCCTCAGCCCCAAGCTCACCAAGGAGATCTTCGAGATCGTCGTGCGCATCAACCGCGAGCGCGGCACGACCATCCTGCTCGTCGAGCAGAACGCCAACATGGCGCTCAACGCCGCCGACTACGGCTACGTCCTGGAGACCGGCCGCATCGTCATGGAAGACAGCTGCGACAAGCTGCGCGAGAAGGACGACATCAAGGAGTTCTACCTCGGCATCAAGGATGCGGGCGTGCGCGGCGAGCGGCGGTGGAAGAAGAAGAAGACGTGGAGGTGA
- a CDS encoding ABC transporter ATP-binding protein: MTDILLCATNLSVRFGGVLAVNNVSFDVRRGEVFTLIGPNGAGKTTVFNLISRIYVPTAGDIEFEGRKLSQVAPHEVARLGIARTFQNIELFEHATVLQNLLIGRHTHRKTGFWSDVFFTPRTRRAEIAAREKVEQVIDLLDLQHHRESMVAGLPYGVRKVVELARALCTQPKLLLLDEPSSGLNTEETDDMVFWIRDIQQELGVTVLMVEHDMSLVSKVSDRVLAMNQGEMLALGTPAEVQSHPGVIEAYLGSVDDVSNLRRAA, encoded by the coding sequence GTGACCGACATCCTCCTCTGCGCCACGAATCTCAGCGTGCGCTTCGGCGGCGTGCTGGCGGTCAACAACGTCAGCTTCGACGTGCGCCGTGGCGAGGTCTTCACGCTGATCGGCCCCAACGGCGCCGGCAAGACGACGGTGTTCAACCTCATCAGCCGGATCTACGTGCCGACCGCCGGCGACATCGAGTTCGAAGGCCGCAAGCTGTCGCAGGTGGCGCCCCACGAGGTGGCCAGGCTCGGCATCGCGCGGACCTTCCAGAACATCGAGCTGTTCGAGCACGCCACCGTCTTGCAGAACCTGCTGATCGGACGCCACACGCACCGCAAGACGGGCTTCTGGAGCGACGTCTTCTTCACTCCCCGGACCCGGCGCGCGGAGATCGCGGCGCGCGAGAAAGTGGAGCAGGTGATCGACCTGCTCGATCTGCAGCATCACCGCGAGTCCATGGTCGCCGGCCTGCCGTACGGCGTGCGCAAGGTGGTCGAGCTGGCGCGCGCGCTGTGCACGCAACCCAAGCTGCTGCTGCTGGACGAGCCGTCGTCGGGCCTGAACACCGAGGAGACCGACGACATGGTCTTCTGGATCCGCGACATCCAGCAGGAGCTGGGCGTCACGGTGCTCATGGTCGAGCACGACATGAGCCTGGTGTCCAAGGTGTCTGACCGTGTGCTGGCGATGAACCAGGGCGAGATGCTGGCGCTCGGCACGCCGGCCGAGGTGCAGTCGCATCCGGGGGTGATCGAGGCGTACCTGGGGTCGGTGGACGACGTGTCCAATCTGCGCAGGGCGGCATGA
- a CDS encoding branched-chain amino acid ABC transporter permease, protein MRFIFKTDYNQDIRLAKHGGQVFWYSGLLVAMLLAPWGISEYWLAQLTLILIYGIVGLGLMLLAGFTGQFSIGHAAFLGVGAYTEAVLTGAGVPFPLSIAAAGALSAAVGVVVGLPALRVKGVYLGIATLSFGFIVEEVFARWESVTGGNAGKHVKSPEMFGWTLDSGPQFYFLCLLLAIAATLAILNLLRSPTGRAFVAIRDSEVSAQSMGIHLARYKTMSFAISAALAGVGGALYAHNLHFISPEQFNILQSIDLLLMVVIGGLGSVHGAFLGAIFLISMPQVIALAKDWLPSAIGQAPGLQGAVYGLVLIAFVMFEPLGLYGRWLKVRTYLQLFPFYRRGLFKRQKSFQKSERLR, encoded by the coding sequence ATGCGCTTCATCTTCAAGACCGACTACAACCAGGACATCCGCCTGGCCAAGCACGGCGGCCAGGTCTTCTGGTACTCGGGCCTGCTGGTCGCGATGCTCCTCGCCCCGTGGGGGATCAGCGAATACTGGCTCGCGCAGCTGACGCTGATCCTCATCTACGGCATCGTCGGCCTGGGCCTCATGCTGCTGGCAGGCTTCACCGGCCAATTCTCCATCGGCCACGCGGCCTTCCTCGGCGTCGGCGCCTACACCGAAGCGGTGCTCACCGGCGCCGGCGTGCCGTTCCCTCTGTCGATCGCCGCCGCCGGCGCGCTGTCGGCTGCCGTCGGCGTGGTCGTCGGCTTGCCGGCGCTGCGCGTGAAAGGGGTGTACCTCGGCATCGCGACGCTGTCGTTCGGCTTCATCGTCGAAGAGGTCTTCGCGCGCTGGGAAAGCGTGACCGGCGGCAATGCGGGCAAGCACGTCAAGTCGCCGGAGATGTTCGGCTGGACGCTCGACAGCGGCCCGCAGTTCTACTTCCTCTGCCTGCTGCTGGCCATCGCCGCCACGCTGGCCATCCTGAACCTGCTGCGCTCGCCCACCGGCCGCGCGTTCGTCGCCATCCGCGATTCCGAGGTGTCGGCGCAGAGCATGGGCATTCACCTCGCGCGCTACAAGACGATGTCGTTCGCCATCTCGGCCGCGCTGGCCGGCGTGGGCGGCGCGCTGTATGCGCACAACCTGCACTTCATCTCGCCGGAGCAGTTCAACATCCTGCAGTCGATCGACCTGCTGCTGATGGTGGTGATCGGCGGACTGGGCTCGGTGCACGGCGCCTTCCTCGGCGCGATCTTCCTGATCAGCATGCCGCAGGTCATCGCGCTGGCCAAGGACTGGCTGCCGTCGGCGATCGGCCAGGCGCCGGGACTCCAGGGTGCCGTGTACGGGTTGGTCCTGATCGCCTTCGTGATGTTCGAGCCGTTGGGGCTGTATGGCCGCTGGCTCAAGGTGCGCACCTATCTGCAGCTGTTCCCGTTCTACCGGCGCGGACTGTTCAAGCGGCAGAAGAGCTTCCAGAAATCGGAGCGCTTGCGGTGA
- a CDS encoding branched-chain amino acid ABC transporter permease produces MQLLQLIISGIAQGCIYGLIALGFVLIYKATETVSFVQGELMMLGAFIGLACMNFLGFPFWLAVPCAIVAMALFGVLSERVVIRPILGQPAFSIVMLTIGMGYVGRGLITMVPNIGTETHTLPVPYKDQAWNVGALVLNVEQMVVIGSTAVLSLLLYAMFKYSKLGIAMQAASQNQLAAYYMGIPVKRLNGLVWGLAAAVAAIAGLLLAPITFVHANMGFIGLKAFPAAVVGGFGSLPGAIVGGLIIGIVESLSGFYLPDGFKDTAAYIVVLLMLVVKPNGLFGERLRKKV; encoded by the coding sequence GTGCAACTGCTCCAGCTGATCATCAGCGGGATTGCGCAAGGGTGCATTTACGGCCTGATCGCGCTCGGCTTCGTGCTGATCTACAAGGCGACCGAGACCGTGAGCTTCGTGCAGGGCGAGCTGATGATGCTCGGTGCCTTCATCGGCCTCGCATGCATGAACTTCCTGGGGTTCCCCTTCTGGCTCGCGGTGCCGTGCGCGATCGTCGCGATGGCGCTGTTCGGCGTGCTGTCGGAGCGGGTGGTGATCCGGCCCATCCTCGGCCAGCCGGCGTTCTCCATCGTCATGCTGACCATCGGCATGGGCTACGTGGGCCGCGGTCTCATCACGATGGTGCCCAACATCGGCACCGAGACGCACACGCTGCCGGTGCCCTACAAGGACCAGGCCTGGAACGTCGGCGCGCTGGTGCTCAACGTCGAGCAGATGGTGGTGATCGGCAGCACCGCGGTGCTGAGCCTGCTGCTGTATGCGATGTTCAAGTACAGCAAGCTCGGCATCGCGATGCAGGCGGCGTCGCAGAACCAGCTCGCGGCGTACTACATGGGCATCCCGGTCAAGCGGCTCAACGGCCTGGTGTGGGGGCTGGCCGCCGCGGTGGCAGCGATCGCGGGGCTGCTGCTCGCGCCGATCACCTTCGTGCACGCCAACATGGGCTTCATCGGGCTGAAGGCGTTCCCGGCCGCGGTGGTCGGCGGCTTCGGCAGCCTGCCGGGCGCGATCGTCGGCGGCTTGATCATCGGCATCGTCGAGTCGCTGTCGGGGTTCTACCTGCCCGACGGGTTCAAGGACACGGCGGCGTACATCGTGGTGCTGCTCATGCTGGTGGTCAAGCCGAACGGGTTGTTCGGGGAAAGGCTGCGGAAGAAGGTATGA
- a CDS encoding DUF1446 domain-containing protein: protein MTKTVRIGSGLGFYGDAWEPVAASIERGGVQYIASDHLAELTLAILQKDRQRDPALGYARDLLPMVLRLWPSMRERGVRFICNAGGLNPGGAAQALRVALATKGWKARIAVVTGDDVLPAMTSGADAPAFAHLFSGAPLASVRDRLVFANAYLGARPIVDALAQGADIVITGRVADAALFLAPLVHEFGWHLEDAATPAELNRLAQGLAVGHLLECSGQGSGGNFGSLGTWMAVPDLAHLGYPIAEVSDDGTAVITKAPGTGGRVNFDTLRQQLLYEVHDPHAYLTPDAVLDMSTLRLTDLGDDRVRVEGATGRRRPERLKIVAGFHDGYKAEVTWGFSWPDAWSKAQAAVGIVKTMLAERRVPHDELFVEYPGLSSAHGALAPLPAALDDLNEVWVRLALRTREKSAADGFGRLFPWMGLSGPAYTCGFHGLHNTAELLGIWPTLIDRGQVEPHTQIQIIET from the coding sequence ATGACGAAGACCGTGCGCATCGGCTCGGGGCTCGGCTTCTACGGCGATGCGTGGGAGCCGGTGGCCGCCAGCATCGAGCGCGGCGGCGTGCAGTACATCGCCAGCGATCACCTGGCGGAACTGACCCTCGCCATCCTGCAGAAGGACCGCCAGCGCGATCCGGCGCTGGGCTATGCGCGAGACCTGCTTCCGATGGTGCTGCGCCTGTGGCCGTCGATGCGCGAGCGCGGCGTCCGGTTCATCTGCAATGCCGGCGGGCTCAATCCCGGTGGCGCGGCACAGGCGCTGCGTGTCGCCTTGGCGACAAAGGGTTGGAAGGCGCGCATCGCGGTCGTCACCGGCGACGACGTGCTGCCGGCGATGACGTCCGGCGCCGACGCGCCGGCGTTCGCGCACCTCTTCAGCGGCGCGCCGCTCGCTTCGGTGCGCGACCGGCTGGTGTTCGCCAACGCCTACCTCGGCGCGCGTCCCATCGTCGACGCACTGGCCCAGGGTGCCGACATCGTGATCACCGGACGGGTGGCGGACGCAGCGCTGTTCCTCGCCCCGCTGGTGCACGAGTTCGGCTGGCATCTGGAGGACGCCGCCACCCCGGCCGAGCTGAACCGGCTGGCCCAGGGGCTCGCGGTGGGGCACCTGCTCGAGTGCTCGGGCCAGGGCAGCGGGGGCAACTTCGGCAGCCTGGGCACATGGATGGCGGTGCCTGACCTGGCCCACCTCGGCTATCCGATCGCCGAGGTGTCGGACGACGGCACGGCGGTGATCACCAAGGCGCCCGGCACCGGCGGGCGGGTCAATTTCGACACGCTGCGCCAGCAGCTGCTGTACGAAGTGCACGACCCCCACGCCTACCTCACGCCCGACGCGGTGCTCGACATGAGCACGCTGCGCCTCACCGACCTGGGCGACGACCGCGTGCGCGTCGAGGGCGCCACCGGTCGGCGACGACCCGAGCGCCTGAAGATCGTGGCCGGCTTCCACGATGGCTACAAGGCCGAGGTCACCTGGGGCTTCAGCTGGCCCGATGCGTGGAGCAAGGCGCAGGCCGCGGTCGGCATCGTGAAGACGATGCTGGCCGAGCGGCGCGTGCCGCACGACGAGCTGTTCGTCGAATACCCGGGCCTCAGCTCTGCCCACGGCGCGCTCGCGCCGCTGCCGGCTGCGCTCGACGATCTGAACGAGGTATGGGTGCGTCTCGCGCTGCGCACCCGCGAGAAATCGGCGGCCGATGGCTTCGGCCGGCTCTTTCCGTGGATGGGCCTGAGCGGGCCGGCGTACACCTGCGGCTTCCATGGCCTGCACAACACCGCAGAATTGCTGGGCATCTGGCCGACGCTGATCGATCGCGGGCAGGTGGAACCGCACACCCAAATCCAGATCATCGAGACATGA
- the aat gene encoding leucyl/phenylalanyl-tRNA--protein transferase, which translates to MIRWLHSDLDALPDTRLALPPGSDAPGLLAAGGELTPDRLTEAYAKGVFPWYSEGQPVLWWSPDPRMVLMVGEFKLARSLRKTIARFTKTPGCEVRIDRAFDRVITACAGTPREGQDGTWIVPEMIEAYRQWHRLGFVHSFETWVDGDLVGGLYGVSLGRMFFGESMFSHRTDASKIALAALVCFCREKGVAMIDCQQRTGHLASLGGREIARGEFEGRLALSLGEPRIRDWTYHPSMWRRLVQHPASATPEDPGL; encoded by the coding sequence ATGATCCGCTGGCTGCACAGTGACCTCGACGCCCTGCCCGACACCCGGCTCGCGCTGCCTCCGGGTTCGGACGCGCCCGGGCTGCTCGCCGCCGGCGGCGAGCTGACGCCCGACCGGCTCACCGAGGCCTATGCCAAGGGCGTGTTCCCCTGGTACAGCGAAGGCCAGCCGGTGCTGTGGTGGTCACCCGATCCGCGCATGGTGCTCATGGTCGGCGAGTTCAAGCTGGCGCGCTCGCTGCGCAAGACCATCGCGCGCTTCACGAAGACGCCGGGCTGCGAGGTGCGCATCGACCGCGCCTTCGACCGGGTCATCACCGCCTGCGCCGGCACGCCGCGCGAAGGCCAGGACGGCACCTGGATCGTGCCGGAGATGATCGAGGCCTACCGCCAGTGGCACCGGCTGGGGTTCGTGCACAGCTTCGAGACCTGGGTCGACGGCGACCTGGTGGGCGGCCTGTACGGCGTGAGCCTGGGCCGCATGTTCTTCGGCGAGTCGATGTTCTCCCACCGCACCGACGCCTCCAAGATCGCGCTGGCCGCGCTGGTGTGCTTCTGCCGCGAGAAGGGCGTCGCCATGATCGACTGCCAGCAGCGCACCGGCCACCTCGCGTCGCTGGGCGGCCGCGAGATCGCGCGCGGCGAGTTCGAGGGCCGGCTGGCACTCAGCCTGGGGGAGCCGCGCATCCGCGATTGGACCTATCATCCGTCGATGTGGCGGCGGCTCGTGCAGCATCCGGCGAGCGCCACCCCCGAGGACCCTGGCCTGTGA